Within the Marinobacter qingdaonensis genome, the region AGTAAAACTGGCACGAAGATCGCTAAGTCCTTAGCAAGGATGAATGTCCCGGCCAAGGATTCGGCCGGACCATCAGATCATTGTTGTTGGCATTGGCGCCGGACCATCGACTCCCCTTGGGACCAGATGCTCCGGCTTTTTTTGTTGCGTAGAAAAGGTGGGAGTGAGGCGATGGCCCAGAACAGCGAGCGCACCCTGGTGGTCTGTGGCCACGGCATGGTGGCCCAGCGGTTCCTGGAGGAGCTGGTGGACCAGGCCCGTGTGCCCTTCCAGCGGATCGTGGTGTTCAACGGCGAGGCCCGACCCGCCTACAACCGGATCCAGCTGTCGGCCCTGCTCAGTGGCGACGCCGAGGAAGACAGCCTGACCCTGAAGCCCGACGACTGGTTCGATCGCCACGGCATCACCGTGCACCACGGAGAGCCGGTGCAGGCCATCGACCGTCAGGACCGGACCGTGATCACCGCCACCGGCCGGCGCCAGCACTTCGATACCCTGGTGCTGGCCACCGGCTCCCGACCCGGGCGGCTGGGCATTCCCGGCGAGGATCTGGCCGGGGTGCGCTATTTCCGCGATCTGGACGACACCCACCATCTGATCGGCCAAAGCCAGAGCCGGCCCAGGGCGGTGGTGATCGGCGGCGGTTTTCTCGGCCTGGAAGCGGCGGTCGGCCTGCAGCGCCGGGGGGTGTCGGTGACCGTGCTGCACCGCAGCGGACACCTGCTGAATCGCCAGCTCGATACCGGCGCCGGCCAGCTGCTGGCCGAGGCCCTGACGGACAAGGGCCTCAACATCCTGACCGGTACCTCGCCGTTGCAACTGCTGGGCCGGGACGCGGTGCGGGCGGTCCAGCTCAGCGACCAGACCCTGATCAGCGCCGACCTGGTGGTGATTGCCACCGGCATTGTTCCCAACCGCGAACTGGCCGAGGCCGCCGGCCTCGACTGCGGCCGGGGCATCCGGGTCGATGCCCGGCTGCAAACCAGCGACCCGGACATCTACGCCCTGGGCGAATGCTGCGAACTCGACGACCAGACCTTCGGCCTGGTGGAACCCGGCTACCTGCAGGCGCAAATCCTGGCCCAGGTCCTGGCCACGCCGGCCCGGACCGCCGGTTTCCAACACCCGGTGCTGGCCACCCGACTCAAGATCAGCGACCTGCCGGTGTTTTCCTGCGGCCTGCCCGGACCGGCCAGCGGCACCGAATCGCTGATCTCCCGCGACCTGGAAACCGGCCGCTACAGCCACCTGCTGGTGCGCGACAACCGCCTGGTGGGCGCCATCCTGCTCGGCCACACCGGCGACGGCCCCTGGTACCAGCAACTGATTGCCGAGGGCACCGACATCACCCCGTTCCGGGCCCAACTGCCCTTTGGAAAACCATTTTGCGAGGCCGCGGCCTGAGCCGCGTCCCAGGAGAGAGGACGACACCATGAGCAAGAAAACCCTGATCGTGATTGGCAATGGCATGGTTGGCCATCACTTCCTCGAGCAGTTCGTCGCCACCGACGCCCGTGCCGAGTACCAGATCCTGGTGTTCGGCGAGGAGAAGCAGCTGGCCTACGACCGGGTGCACCTGTCCGAGTACTTCACCGGCTCCACCCACGCCGACCTGGCCATGGGCACCGCCGACTGGTACGCCGAACAGGGCATCGACCTGCACCTGCACGAGGCCGTCACCGGTCTGGACCGGGACCGCCAAACCGTGACCACCGACAAGGGCGAGTACGGCTACGACCAACTGGTGCTGGCCACCGGTTCCTTCCCGTTCGTGCCGCCGATTGAGGGCCGGGAGCACCCGCACTGCTTCGTCTACCGCACCCTGGACGACCTCGACGCCATTCGCGCCAGTGCCCAGGGCGGTAAATCCGGGGTCGTGGTCGGCGGTGGCCTGCTCGGCCTGGAAGCCGCCAACGCCCTGAAGAACCTGGGCCTGCAGGCGCACGTGGTGGAATTCGCCCCGCGCCTGA harbors:
- a CDS encoding NAD(P)/FAD-dependent oxidoreductase; protein product: MAQNSERTLVVCGHGMVAQRFLEELVDQARVPFQRIVVFNGEARPAYNRIQLSALLSGDAEEDSLTLKPDDWFDRHGITVHHGEPVQAIDRQDRTVITATGRRQHFDTLVLATGSRPGRLGIPGEDLAGVRYFRDLDDTHHLIGQSQSRPRAVVIGGGFLGLEAAVGLQRRGVSVTVLHRSGHLLNRQLDTGAGQLLAEALTDKGLNILTGTSPLQLLGRDAVRAVQLSDQTLISADLVVIATGIVPNRELAEAAGLDCGRGIRVDARLQTSDPDIYALGECCELDDQTFGLVEPGYLQAQILAQVLATPARTAGFQHPVLATRLKISDLPVFSCGLPGPASGTESLISRDLETGRYSHLLVRDNRLVGAILLGHTGDGPWYQQLIAEGTDITPFRAQLPFGKPFCEAAA